The segment atctcagattgcttatttctactacgctacttatgcagcagcactagcgacatctatgttccgctctcatcgagagacgtcacactctttcggaaccaaacGCTCACCccgacaagagatgtcgctactaagcaatcaaattaagcgCTGgtgtctttttctggtttttctgtgcatccatgtctcagtttgtattttcgatatggtttcacgggatacccgtaaaagtaacaaatttagagttgaaataaaaaatacaaaaagactccaaaaaaccaatcataataatgaTATTGTTTTCCCGCAGAGAGCGCGAGCGCGAACGGGAGCGTTCCCGCGACCGCGAGCGTTCACGCGACCGATCGCGCGGGCGATCGCGCGGCGAGATCGACCGCCGCACCAGGGAGTTGGAAGAAGAGGCCAAAGAGAAGAAGCGGCTCGAGAAGAAGGCCAAGGAGAAGGAGGCGGCTTACCAGGAGAGGTTAGTGGCTGGCGTGATTCCTTAAAGCTTGACCCACTGCGGTGGCGGAGACggccatcatcatctcagccgtaggacgtccactgttggacataggcccctATTTTGCACACCGTATacaattcaatttaggctataaagaAACGAGAGAagacattgcggcgctcgattgcccactacaaactcgttagCTTTActgcctcgcaatgtaatgcaacttgcactcttgcaagtctaaactcggatttacaagcacttatgatatgaatggcaaaaaataaaatctaccaACGGATCGGAAAAACCTCAGAAGAACCCGGCGAGAAACTCAAAGAGGTATATATGTTATTTAAACAGATTTTCAATAATATTGATGAACGTTCGTATTAGTCAATCAGCCACAGCACCCATCAAGACAGCGTAGGGAAACGTCGCATTGAGAGATCATTAATCGGTGTAGAGTGATTAACATcttagtatttttattaggtttttttaCACTACGTTTTTGTGGGGGGTCATAACATGTCAGTAATATTCAaaagttcaaattaaaattgCAGATCTTTCTTTCGGAATAGAAAGAcatccataaaaaaaacttgaaacttGTGATTTGGTAtttgtcactaataaataaagtaccctatttatttaatagaaaaatgacacttattaatacaataattcatGGACACGGCGACGATATTCGGAAGTATTAGTTTCTTCCGAACTTTCACGATAACAACagataatttcaaattaaaattgcaGATCTTTCTTTCGGAATAGAAAGAcatccataaaaaaaacttgaaacttGTGATTTGGTAtttgtcactaataaataaagtaccctatttatttaatagaaaaatgacaCTTATTGATACAATAATTCATGGACACGGCGACGATATTCGGAAGTATTAGTTTCTTCCGAACTTTCACGATAACAACAGATAATTCAGTACATATGTACTTAATAGCTATACTCTTTGACAGGCTTCGCGCGTGGGAGACTCGGGAACGACGCAAGGCGAAGGAATACGAAAAGGAGAAAGAGAGGGAGCGATGCCGCGAGGAGGAGAGGGAGCGAGAAGCCAAACGGCTAAAGGAGTTCTTGGAGGATTATGATGACGAGAGAGCGGATCACAAGTACTACAAGGGGAAGGTACGTACTATGCGGTATTTGCTGATTTCTTTTATACAGCTGTGTGTAATTGACTAGTATATACCAGCTAACTGGTGCTCTCCCCTATTTCTGAACTTTTGCGAGCTtgatctttgtcattttttgtttcattgacaaaagaaaaaaaatactcttgacggaataaatatgttttttttttactcaggaaGCTTTGGTGTTTCCAATAATAATGTAGGTTTTCGATTTCCATATTGTTCCTCACCCTCCAGCTTCCGTCTGCGTCATTCCGTCGTATCGTGACCGGTTGGTCCTCCAAGGTACCGCTGGAGCGACGAGGTCCAAAGAGATCTTTCGGATCTCGAGGTcaaaggctggcaagagctggcccaaGATTGTAAAGTACGATGCCCGCTGAGCGGACCGGGTGGAGATGCGTTCCACGCTCCTCGAGCACGCACTCCCTCCAGATGTACTAGTTGCCTGCGACCAGAGCAAGCCGCGGGAGTCGAATGGAATGGATCCGACGGCACGCGATAGGCCGAACGGTGGCGGTCGGACAAGAGGGCGGCTGAGAGGAGGGGGAGAGGAGCCGACCGGCCGCAAGCTGTGTTAATTTCTTTCGAATATGAGCAGACATTCTAAATTTCTTTGGAGGTAAAGTACGTTAGGACGCCTCCGGCCCGATGCGCTCAGTGGCAATCAGACTTAAAGTGTGATGTAGTCAGGTGTCGCCTCGTCAGGCCTTCGGATCACTGTGCTCAGTTAAGTTTATATCTGTGTTTTAGGAGCTGCAACGTCGTCTCGGCGCACGCGTCCGCGAGGCTTCAGCGGATGGACGAGAACGCGCGCGTGAACAGGAGAACTGGCGGCGCTGCGGCGCGCCGTGTGGGCGGCCGGCCGGCCGGGACCCCGCCGCCCCGCGCCTTCGCGCGCGCCGCGCAGGAGCTACAAGCGCTGTACCAGCCGCGACTGCTGGTGGACACCAGCCTGCAGGTGACTGACCCCGCACACAAtaccccgccgccgccgccttcGCGCTCTAGTCGTTCACAAGGCTGATGAAGCACCGCattgcggagctcctatttgAGACATGTGAAAACGTTAATTTTAAAGCTATGTCGTTGTTCTATGAGACATactatatttttagaaatttaatGTCATTTAACTGAACAGATTCTTTCGGTCAACCTTACAATACAATCATATTTGaccaaaaatgttttgttttttgtcagGCCGAGCAGCAAAAACAGAGGGAACACGAACGCGCCCTCCAGCGGGAGGAGGCTCGCAGAGAGGTAAGCACTTCAATTGGATACAGGTCATTTCTAAAGAGCAGCCACGAATGGATtcaacgaaagtaatgtcacttgcATTTTTGTGGGAAAATTACTGATGTATATTATTGTCGAAAAAGGAAGACGAAAACTTTATTAGAATAGTCCGTAAATACGatttttactatttaaataAAGCGCAGATGCTACTACTGGTAAGGTACGCGGATACTACGGGTATAATACGCGGATATAACGTGGATGCTACGTGGATTCTATGGTAACTAAACCCTTTATACACGGGTATAACACCCCGTTGACATGTAGTCCGTGtcgcgttacattccgtgcctgTCACGCGTTGATCGTATGAAATGGTGTAGTGCGCAGAGACCTTAAACGCAAAACAGATAGGAACAGAAGccaatctcatgtatgtacttaatttttcatacctactctCGGCGGACGCTCCAGGGTTGTcgactatggcttatgcacgaaaaactattgtggtagtggcactcgtatctagttgttggatttattgttgagaatgaaacgggaagaatggaaatataaatttataataactaaaatatttttcacttctcatgctcgtaaagttggtgtttatgctggatctaggcgacataaaatgactttttatgcactagtgcataaaataaaatcttcgtctaagaccaaggtaattaggtgtcaacagccacaaacaaagaagtttctttatatatttttaatacattttttatttatataaaactaaaaatcaatcaaatcaatcaaaataaatcactaaaactaattgttatattacaaatttgtcacaaaatatcttgcgacgatttggacattggcgaaatgcacgattattatattttaaagtgtaataaattcgtatttttaattattgcacaaaaaagttcacagacgcgtgtctcaagcggatggcactcgcgctcgcactggtcccaaccggtccgggatatcgtgtccgtgaacAGTGTTTATGTGTGCGTTtatcgagcgcactttgtatgtagattgatttctgtacctatctgttttgtgccttaaacagacaaacacaaaatttattgacttaaaaaaacactacatcacagtaaaaacataaatagaagaagagagaaaaaattagagacgttgtgttgttgttgttgttgtggtaAAATTTACCCATATTAATTTTCACTGCAGCATACTATAGTAACACTTGTTTCGGCAGGCGCGTGAGAAGGCGGCGCGGGAGCGCGAGCGGTACCTACGCGCGGCCGCCAGCCGGCAGCTGCCCACGGAAGCGGAACCCATCGACTCGGACGACAGGTGAATGACAGGAAAATTAGCAAAAGCAGCTGGGGTCTTTACGTTGAGGTTGTGGACATATTATGATGGCTTTTTGGGATAAGGGATATGCATTGGCTGTAGGAGCCATGATTGTTAGTTATATTATTAGTTATGACTTATGATATAGTTTAATAGAATATCGAAGTATTTTTTACGAAGTGGTTTTGTCACGAGTTTTGTTTTGTGTCCCCTATCTCgcctgatgtaaagtgcagatgaggccaaatgtGTACCTCACAGGTTTAGTAACAGCCTAATCAATCACTAGCCTTGAATAGCCACAGGTTGTATTTTTGGTGACACTATTTTCCGGCCGGATAATACCTACATGGAAATATAGACccgatttttcgtgtacacgcccatataATCGGCAagagtcggtatttccatgttggtattatggTTACCAACTAGCACCGCCTCAATGAGGGTTATCCTTTTTTGTCTCAcaagatggcgcactgttgcgtgaggtttttaagtgtggctttcagagtctgttattatgggcgttaaaacaaagtttagattaaaatcatttttaaaacaccttaaaaccgtaccataaaaatatccagccaccacagtgttgcttagtcccgttttgttcggaaaaaaagggaggacaaaagttccgaaaaaaactgtcttgccataattaatttcaggtaatgcaaaaatttcacaaaaattttctaattataaataaacccgcgtagttcacccaaaaactatgagatttgacatttcggagacctcacgctacactagcgcctctagcggcgaattcattcgcgatagccctcattcggcgtccactcgtcgaCAGATGGTCCACGGATGGACgcccgcgttgacaacgagtggacctcgcgtggtccacgaatttccgagtagtgTATTATTAAATGAGGGTGGGGAGCGCTGCGCCGACCGCGCGCGGTTCACGCGAGGCAAGCGTACGAGCAAGCGTGTGAGTCCGCCCGTGGACACACCTCGCGAgagaggcgatccggtgacgctacggagttgatgtagtgagcgcatgcccatacaaatacatatgaacaatactaaccgctcgcggCGAGTCGGTGCTGATCGGGCGCCGGGTCGATCTAATGAGCTGAGACCTTTATCAGGGCCGTAATAGTGCACCCGTGTCTTGCTTAATGTGTATATGTTTGTTGTCAGCGGCGGGGGCGCTGACGCGGCGCTGGCGGGCTCGCCGGCGGGGTCCAGCACGCCGCCGCTTGAGCGCCGCCGCCCCGCGCCGCGGACACAAGCACCACCACCACCGGGACCAGCGCACGCCGCAGGTACATCATCAGCATCGTCAGCCTATATAgcagtctactgctggacataggcctcccccaatgagcgtcACTGcgtcctgtcctcggctagacgcatccagcttctgcCAACAGCCTTTCGCAGAGCGTCACTCCCCTGGCCGAagggcgccctacactacgtttgccaagacgcggtctccactcaagaactcgtttactccgacggttgtcggttcttcgaccgatatgaccagcccactgccacttcaacttgctaattctctgagctatgtcgatgaccttagttgtGTGTCGGATAGTTTCGGTGCCGCAGGTATGCGCACTTTTGAGGGCctttatttagaaacaaacaatcttacacaatcattttgtattttaggTAAAGCTAGAAATTAGTTTTATATCAATATTTCTAGGTttacgcataactttttacagagtcaTTTAGCAAAATGATTTGTTGCAGAGCTCCGATGGCGGCACGAcgccgccgcggccgccgcgcccgccctcCGGCGCCGAACACGCGCATGCGCACAATCACACGCACACCAGGAGACATGTGAGTGTACAATACATTCGTCTGTTTCCGTTTTACTCTTAAAGAAACCTTGATTAAGAAACCAGAAAAGTATGGCATGGTATATTTCGTGAATGGCTACTCgatgccaagtttcttgcggcgcattcttcttggcaatgttggtctttccgaaagcgctggtagtttaaaaaatgacgtgtaaaagtgcccattgcggcctatttactgaattaatgattttaattttgaattttatccaaaaattagcctggaacaaatggttgaattgttttttttttttttattataccctaccgcctacatcttttgttatcgactatcggaaaatacaatcatttttctggaacaaatcgttcgacactcgttatttatccgacacgttcgattaacgccaGCGctttgaccatcattttctggtttgtcattccgtaattagacccctgaagaaccgccatactggtacaaatcatgtaatattttgtgtcaccatttCCCGGTCCATTAGGATAGTATTTTGAAACGAAAGCGATTCACTACGTCTGTGGGTTGTTTAGAAGATTTTCAGTTATATCTGTCAGGCATGTGAAACAGAACTACCAGCTAAAGAAGTATAAGTAAATTCGGCGTAGAAAGTGTTGCACAATTCTTCCCCTTTTAGTGGTATTAGCTTGCTAGACTCCGGCCTAAATAAATACTTcatactatacttggtttggataggtatttaactaaatgtaaacaaacttcagctgccagatttggtacgttcaaggtttttatacattttatttatctatcattgtaactAATACAAATTTGACTAGTGTTTTTCaaaacagaaatgtaaatgtttagatagtatAATGGGGTAAtctcaatatttaagacaccaattgaccttgttttgtttacatttagttaaatacctatccaaaccaactAAAGAGACTGTTTACTGTACGAGCACGCTCGACATTAATGTTAAGCCGACGCTGCACCCTCTGTATACGTCACACTGTTTAAGTACGTACGCAATTAACTGGATTACTTCCgtattttattgcaataaatGTACTCAACCTGGACGGTCACATCTTTTACTTAACAAGCCGTTCTTCTAACATTAAAACAGTCACAACACAACGTAAGGTCTATTAAACTAGAAGACGCGTCACTCAcacaatatattattgttttgttcaCAGTCTGGTGCGGGCGGCGCGTCGGAAGGCAGCTCCCCCATCACCATCAGTTTCAAAGCTGGTCGGGATGCGCACAGTCCTAACGGTtagttacatttttattatcagGGTCCCGTAcggccaaggactttaattcatgagccaacatggaaccttttcaaataaaaagtcaTAACGATTTGTCTTGTTAAGTAaggcgatgtcactatgacgtttactgtgaaatgggtccatgatggctcatgaattaaagtccttgaccatacctctaaaaaaaaaggaatcctTAAGGAACTcgtgtgtccgtctgtctgtctgtctatcacagCTTATTTGATTcgaaaccagattaattttcaaattaattgtAAAACTAGATTTTTAGATTGGATTTTAGTTGTCTGAAACTAATGAATAGTTGGTCGCTTGAGTTCCAAAATAAGCGACGCCATATCGTATTGCCATACAAAATATATGTCAATTTATAGGTGGCGTCATCTACCGTATTGTCATGTCACGCTTGTGGTACAAAGTGTTACCTTTATCTTTCTGTGTGTTTGCAGCGGACGCAGGCGGCGGCATGCGGCGCGTGCACGCGGCCTTCGCGGGCGACGACGACGAGCCGCCGCCCCCCGCACCCCTGCCGCCGCCGCAGCAGCAGCAGCCCGCGCAGCACCACCACAGAGGTAAAGCCCGGGTTTCCTAGGATTAGCGGTCACCGGAATGTTGTCCGTATGTAGAGAGCTCTCTAGGAAACCGCGCCATTCCGCCCACATAGATAACGTTttagtgacgtcattcaccgctACATGACGGCACCGCTGATCCTACAAAACCAAAGCTTAACACACGCACACGACACATTCACGCAGCCGCACACTCGATGACTCATTCACCCGCTAACTCAATCACTCACTCCCACTCCACTTCTAACTCCCATTCACTCACTAACACCCCATCACACACTCAATCACTCACTCCCATTCACTCTCGAACTCCCACACACTCACGACCTTCCCACTCATTCACTCACTATTCCACTCGATCACCCACTTAGTTCCCGCTTACCCATTCATTAATTTACTCTCTCACTCAGTCACACATTTAGTCACTCTCCCACTGACCCTCTCACTGTTAGTGTTACACCATTATTTGTGAACACCGAGGGCGCGCGATACTcgaatttttcgcagacaaagtcgcgggcgatacctagtttataatattagtttagattGCGAATTCCAAGTCCCAATATTTACaggtaaagaaaagaaagacaAGGAAAAGTCAAAGAAAGGCGACAAGGAGAAAGAAAAAGATAAGGATAAGGACAAGGATCGAGCGGAAGCCGGGGAGGACAAGGCGAGCGCTGAAGAGAAGCGGAGGCACATCAAGAGTCTCATCGACAAGATACCCACGCAGAAGGATCAGCTGTTCCAGTACAAACTGGACACTGCGCAGGTATGTTACAGATGTCCATACAAAtgttacaaatgcgaaagtgtgtgtgtttgtgtgtttgtccgtctttcacgccgaaacggagcgacggatcgacgtgatttgtggcatagagatagtttatgggccaggaAGGAAGGAGGAGGacaaatgcacagttcccgagggaacaacgcATGATAATCatcgatttagataaaaaattacatacaatacTATGTGTtgatattatgtatttaacGATAACTTCCGTAACGTAAAATTCTGTCGTGTACTTaacattttgagaaaattattattgatgTGTTCTAATTTATCCCGTTCGTTACAGATCGATAGCGTGCTAATGGAGAAGAAAATCCGTCCGTGGATCAACAAAAAGATAATAGAGTACATCGGGGAGCCCGAGCCCACGCTCGTGGACTTCATCTGCAGCAAGGTGGtggccggcgccgcgcccgcgcgcaTCCTCGACGACGTGCAGATGGTACTTATTCATTCTCATACTCATTCTCATACTCATTTCTCATACTCATTCTCATACTCATTTCTCATACTCATTCTCATACTCATTCTCATACTCATTCTCATACTCATTTTCAGTCATTCTTATACTATTTCTTATCATTCTCTTGCTCATTCTCATTATCATATTCATATCTTTTTCGggaaggtaccatcagccaaatatgtggtctaccaccctaaagttgataatcgtttgcatgtcctAAAACAATAACGTCCATAGACGTGTTTGTCAactgaaagttcgactttagcgacatattcatttaataggaacgcgtttaaaaattggtagaccacttatttggctgatggtacataaaaaGGAAAGGGCAAGACTATCGTTTTTGACTCACTAgaggcgcactgttgcgtgagttttaagtatggctttcaaagcagttattacgggcgtgaaaacaaagtttagattaaaatcatatttaatacaccttaaaaccgtacataaaatcgagcaaccacagtgttgcatagtccccgttttgttcggaaaaaaggaggacaaaagttgAAAGACATGTCTCAAAGACATTCagccgtaacgcataattgccattttaatttcagaaatattgcagaatattacaaaattatttctaattaaaaataaacccgcgtagctcacccaaaaactatgagatttgacatttcggagacctcacgctacactagcgcctctagcggcgaattaaCGCGATAGCCTCATTGACCTGAAAGATTtgacttgtaaaaaaaactgtgaaagTGCTTATATTGTGTCTTAAATGTGTCCCTGGGACTGAGGAATAGAGCCAGAACAAACTGTAAGTGAAACATATATCT is part of the Choristoneura fumiferana chromosome 29, NRCan_CFum_1, whole genome shotgun sequence genome and harbors:
- the LOC141444052 gene encoding uncharacterized protein codes for the protein MSYPPRPPLVPYGHGLPPGVVTMPMATHVMVGAYGGMGAPRAALLPAPASAAGGKAVISRPPTRTNGSRESDPPPITVFIGNITSRAPDAMMRALLGACGPVLSWKRVGTFGFCEFASPEAALRCVRLLHERALADRKLLARTDGKMQQLVDTYKTEQRSRLTAEGGAASGDEYLDARQRALDEAAARRLAQVMRDYQDDIANYEQLQQEEAISKTARALEEADISEEKRDVIHREIGKFRESMKDEAEVVVRRKPPRDKDRDGKDKDRERDRDKERDEKDRDKERERPEPRERERDRERDRERERDKDRKDDKERRRRSVSRSKERRDEREKERERDKEREREREREREERERDREREREREREREREREARERDREREIRERERERERDRERERERERERSRDRERSRDRSRGRSRGEIDRRTRELEEEAKEKKRLEKKAKEKEAAYQERLRAWETRERRKAKEYEKEKERERCREEEREREAKRLKEFLEDYDDERADHKYYKGKELQRRLGARVREASADGRERAREQENWRRCGAPCGRPAGRDPAAPRLRARRAGATSAAEQQKQREHERALQREEARREAREKAARERERYLRAAASRQLPTEAEPIDSDDSGGGADAALAGSPAGSSTPPLERRRPAPRTQAPPPPGPAHAAVSVPQSSDGGTTPPRPPRPPSGAEHAHAHNHTHTRRHSGAGGASEGSSPITISFKAGRDAHSPNADAGGGMRRVHAAFAGDDDEPPPPAPLPPPQQQQPAQHHHRGKEKKDKEKSKKGDKEKEKDKDKDKDRAEAGEDKASAEEKRRHIKSLIDKIPTQKDQLFQYKLDTAQIDSVLMEKKIRPWINKKIIEYIGEPEPTLVDFICSKVVAGAAPARILDDVQMVLDEEAEVFVVKMWRLLIYELEAKRAGLHK